In the genome of Tachysurus vachellii isolate PV-2020 chromosome 9, HZAU_Pvac_v1, whole genome shotgun sequence, one region contains:
- the ppfibp2a gene encoding liprin-beta-2 isoform X6 encodes MRRSRTFRPGSSPDLPYPLTIQREELYRRRLNTKHQELLKLKAGMELLIAANDEKDRRIEELSLLLTHCRQLRDGKALLQQTSAPQCSSEEEEQSTAMKSKALTLKAHSEMMSGASSPLLPSKSPDQKETEVRSQPRNTSSSQEDLKSEELKPVMGSPAEPASSDEGSQPKPVNGKCVLIEGNKSDGSESRSQEGSQDGDMTQAGKTEKPEESSACDASPSSSGVDSGEHSPVSQENMKNNKSIRKLWGKIRRTQSGALGTGDDLEPTEFRRGGFRATAGPRLARTPDSGRSVRDMTVPFSNWTTEQVCGWLEDFGLGQYVSLARQWVTSGQTLLSATPQEFEKEMAIKHPLHRKKLQLALRSFNNKAMEKSSELDHIWVTRWLDDIGLPQYKDQFHESRVDGRVLQYLTVNDLLFLKVTSQLHHLSIKCAIHVLHANKFNPHCLRRRPGDENKTSPSEVVQWSNHRVMEWLRSVDLAEYAPNLRGSGVHGGLIILEPRFTSETLAMLLNIPPQKTLLRRHLTTNFSSLVGAQAQQEKREYSNASGHTPLTTTAKVRPKKLGFTNFSHLRKRRPDESADYICPVEMGNSPILNDGRTPRLEPHQEPHQEPHQIKGSYIQTFFGLKPFFFTFFFFCWCNDLLSPLKVKGFT; translated from the exons ATGCGGAGATCGAGAACCTTCAGGCCCGGCTCCTCTCCAGATCTCCCATATCCGTTGACAATCCAGAGAGAG GAGTTGTACAGGAGGAGGCTCAACACCAAAC ATCAAGAGCTTCTAAAATTAAAAGCCGGAATGGAACTACTAATCGCAGCCAACGATGAGAAG GATCGGCGTATCGAGGAGCTTTCTCTTCTCCTGACCCACTGCAGACAGTTACGAGATGGCAAGGCCTTGTTACAAC AGACGTCAGCACCACAGTGCAGCagtgaagaagaagagcaaAGCACAGCAATGAAGTCAAAAGCTCTCACTCTCAAAGCTCACTCAGAG ATGATGTCTGGTGCTTCCTCTCCACTTCTCCCATCCAAATCACCTGATCAGAAGGAAACAGAAGTGAG GTCGCAGCCGAGAAATACGTCCAGCAGCCAGGAAGATCTGAAGAGTGAAGAACTAAAG CCTGTGATGGGGTCTCCTGCAGAACCTGCTTCATCAGATGAG GGTTCCCAGCCGAAACCCGTAAACGGGAAGTGCGTCCTGATAGAGGGGAATAAAAGCGATGGCTCCGAATCGAGGTCTCAAGAAGGCAGTCAGGATGGAGACATGACCCAGG caggaAAGACAGAGAAACCGGAAGAGTCGAGCGCTTGCGATGCTTCACCCTCGTCATCTGGTGTGGATTCAGGAGAACATTCCCCCGTCTCGCAGGAAAACATGAAGAACAACAAGAGCATACGCAAACTTTGGGgaaa gatcAGGAGGACGCAGTCGGGGGCTCTGGGGACGGGCGATGATCTGGAACCCACTGAGTTCAGGAGAGGAGGATTTAGAGCCACAGCTGGACCACGGCTGGCTCGAACCCCTGACTCGGGCCGCTCGGTCCG AGACATGACGGTTCCATTCTCCAACTGGACCACGGAGCAGGTATGCGGTTGGCTGGAGGACTTCGGACTCGGTCAGTACGTCAGCTTGGCGCGTCAGTGGGTGACGAGTGGGCAGACCCTCCTCTCCGCTACGCCACAGGAATTTGAGAAG GAGATGGCCATCAAACATCCGTTGCACAGAAAGAAACTGCAGCTGGCTCTCAGGTCGTTCAACAACAAGGCCATGGAGAAATCGTCAGAGCTCGATCACATCTGGGTCACAC GTTGGCTGGATGACATCGGCTTACCTCAGTATAAAGACCAGTTCCACGAGAGCCGAGTGGATGGCAGGGTTCTCCAGTACCTCACCGTG AACGACCTTCTGTTCCTGAAGGTCACCAGTCAGCTCCATCATCTGAGCATCAAGTGCGCCATCCACGTCCTCCACGCTAACAAGTTCAACCCACACTGCCTGAGACGCAGACCAGGagacgag AATAAAACTTCTCCATCTGAGGTGGTGCAGTGGTCCAATCACCGGGTGATGGAGTGGCTGCGCTCGGTGGATTTGGCTGAATACGCTCCAAATCTCAGAGGCAGCGGCGTACATGGAGGCCTCATA ATCCTGGAGCCTCGGTTTACTTCAGAGACGTTGGCCATGTTACTGAACATCCCTCCTCAGAAAACTCTGCTCAGGCGCCATTTAACCACCAACTTCAGCAGTCTGGTGGGAGCCCAGGCTCAGCAGGAGAAACGAGAGTACTCCAACGCCAGCGGGCACACGCCACTCACCACCACCGCTAAAGTCCGG CCGAAGAAGCTCGGCTTCACAAACTTCAGCCacctgaggaagaggaggccCGACGAATCCGCAGACTATATTTGTCCTGTAGAAATGGGAAACTCGCCGATTTTGAACG ATGGACGGACACCACGACTGGAACCTCACCAGGAACCTCACCAGGAACCTCACCAGATTAAAGGATCATACATCCAGACATTTTTTGGTTTAAagccttttttctttacttttttttttttttgctggtgcAATGATTTATTATCACCTCTAAAAGTTAAAGgctttacataa